From one bacterium Scap17 genomic stretch:
- a CDS encoding GtrA family protein — MRREVNHLSPDREGVSESDRSVTARAREEAGTATRFGLVGLAATGVHLGVAALLLFLWPQLNEFIANIIAFCVAFQVSLVGHRRLTFKRQGSAWRFGLVAAGGFALNNGLLALLMQGLDLSGFVAIAIATLSVPIVTYMASRLWAFKEDPA; from the coding sequence ATGCGTCGCGAGGTGAATCACTTGAGCCCTGATCGTGAAGGTGTCAGCGAGTCCGACAGGTCAGTCACTGCGCGCGCCAGGGAGGAGGCGGGCACCGCGACCCGCTTCGGGCTGGTCGGGCTGGCCGCCACTGGCGTGCACCTGGGCGTCGCCGCCTTGCTGCTGTTCCTGTGGCCGCAGCTCAATGAGTTCATCGCCAATATCATTGCCTTCTGCGTCGCCTTTCAGGTCTCGCTGGTCGGCCATCGCCGGCTGACCTTCAAGCGCCAGGGCAGTGCCTGGCGCTTCGGGTTGGTCGCGGCGGGCGGCTTTGCGCTCAACAATGGCCTGTTGGCCCTTCTGATGCAGGGGCTGGACCTGTCGGGCTTCGTCGCCATCGCGATCGCCACGCTCTCGGTGCCGATCGTGACCTATATGGCCTCACGGCTGTGGGCTTTCAAGGAAGACCCTGCATGA
- a CDS encoding outer membrane beta-barrel protein, protein MKAIKILTATVIAGTMAMGAQSAMAYGKGDIFLRGGVAKVDGKSNNGNGLIAKDESGFAGSVGYMFHDNLAIALQSTEEFSTDWENSAGGFDQMPINLMLQYYPLGGTEARVQPYAGVGLNYTHFSGESAGGQSMDIDDSYGAAAELGVDLKITEAWAVNGFARYADVKADTKIAGQDVNDTELDPVTVGAGVTYRF, encoded by the coding sequence ATGAAAGCTATCAAGATCCTGACCGCTACTGTTATCGCCGGCACCATGGCAATGGGCGCACAATCCGCCATGGCCTATGGCAAGGGTGATATCTTCCTGCGCGGTGGCGTTGCCAAGGTCGACGGCAAGAGCAACAACGGCAACGGTCTGATCGCCAAGGACGAATCTGGCTTCGCCGGTTCCGTGGGCTACATGTTCCACGACAATCTGGCCATCGCCCTGCAGTCCACTGAAGAATTCAGCACCGACTGGGAAAACAGCGCCGGTGGTTTCGATCAGATGCCGATCAACCTGATGCTGCAGTATTACCCGCTGGGCGGTACTGAAGCCCGCGTCCAGCCGTACGCTGGTGTCGGCCTGAACTACACCCACTTCTCCGGTGAGTCTGCCGGTGGCCAGAGCATGGACATCGATGACAGCTACGGCGCCGCTGCCGAGCTGGGTGTGGACCTCAAGATCACCGAAGCCTGGGCCGTCAACGGCTTTGCTCGTTACGCCGACGTCAAGGCCGATACCAAGATCGCCGGTCAGGACGTGAACGACACCGAGCTGGACCCGGTCACTGTCGGTGCCGGTGTCACCTACCGCTTCTAA
- the cydB gene encoding cytochrome d ubiquinol oxidase subunit II produces the protein MMWDYEILKLFWWVAVGLLLIGFVITDGMDMGAAMLMPLVSRNDSERRVVINTLAPHWDGNQVWLVTAIGAVFAVWPVVYGAVFSSFYFAMLTILFSLFFRPLGFDYRSKLENTQWRGWWDRGIVSGSLIPTAFFGLIFGNLLQGVPLEVDQFMRASYAGSYLGLFNPFALLCAALSVVMVMLHGGTWLVARADEAVAARSARLVQPLGLLTLGLFALGGLWVWLSGMGYSIDQMGDTASALKLLDKQVGPGSWLDVYAREPLTLLAPLSAVVGVLAAMVLSARRKGGAAFTASSVGVGGVVATAGISMFPFIVPSSRMSEASLTLWDSVSSELTLSIVTVAGLVMVPTIILYTTWCYVKMWRRVTVAHIEQDGHSLY, from the coding sequence ATCATGTGGGATTACGAGATCCTCAAGCTGTTCTGGTGGGTGGCGGTGGGGCTGCTGCTGATCGGCTTCGTCATCACCGATGGCATGGACATGGGCGCGGCAATGCTGATGCCGCTGGTCAGCCGCAATGACAGCGAGCGCCGTGTGGTGATCAATACCCTGGCCCCGCACTGGGACGGCAATCAGGTATGGCTGGTCACGGCCATCGGCGCGGTGTTCGCGGTGTGGCCGGTGGTCTACGGCGCCGTGTTCTCCAGCTTCTATTTCGCGATGCTGACCATCCTGTTCTCACTGTTCTTCCGTCCGCTGGGCTTTGACTACCGCTCCAAGCTCGAGAATACCCAGTGGCGTGGCTGGTGGGACCGCGGCATCGTCTCCGGCAGTCTGATTCCCACCGCCTTCTTCGGGCTGATCTTCGGCAACCTGCTGCAGGGCGTGCCGCTGGAAGTCGATCAGTTCATGCGTGCCAGCTACGCCGGCAGCTACCTGGGCCTGTTCAACCCCTTCGCTCTGCTGTGCGCCGCGCTGTCCGTGGTGATGGTGATGCTGCATGGCGGCACCTGGCTGGTGGCACGTGCCGATGAGGCCGTCGCCGCACGCAGCGCGCGTCTGGTGCAGCCGCTGGGCCTGTTGACGCTGGGGCTGTTCGCGCTGGGCGGGCTGTGGGTGTGGCTGTCCGGCATGGGCTACAGCATCGATCAGATGGGCGATACCGCCTCGGCCCTCAAGCTGCTCGACAAGCAGGTCGGGCCGGGTAGCTGGCTGGATGTCTATGCGCGTGAGCCGCTGACGCTGCTGGCCCCGCTCAGCGCGGTGGTCGGTGTGCTGGCCGCGATGGTGCTGTCGGCTCGCCGCAAGGGCGGCGCGGCCTTCACGGCAAGCTCCGTCGGGGTAGGAGGTGTGGTCGCCACCGCAGGCATCAGCATGTTCCCGTTCATCGTGCCGTCCTCGCGCATGAGCGAGGCCAGTCTGACGCTGTGGGATTCCGTTTCCAGCGAGCTGACGCTCTCCATCGTCACCGTGGCGGGTCTGGTGATGGTGCCGACCATCATCCTCTACACCACCTGGTGCTACGTGAAGATGTGGCGTCGCGTCACCGTCGCGCATATCGAGCAGGACGGTCACAGTCTGTATTGA
- a CDS encoding DMT family transporter, with translation MGRPLVISLAGVCVMWMPLCFVFLFASGFIAARFGTLDAEPFTLLLVRSLLVLPVLGLILWLRRKPRQWGRRNDRLAQMGIGMLLHGAYLGGVFAAVKAGLPAGLTALLVSLHPLVTAALSLPLFGVRLGVRQWAGLGCGAIGVSLVLGAGLARDGAGTLEWPLIGLVWCLVALIGVSSSTLWQKRVSGRMGLVEGLMFQYLGAGAVFVVAATSVGSFAFDPTPRLLLTMAWLVIAISVGAIWLLMLMLERGEAHQVARTFFLVPPCAALMAWWLFDEQWTALMVTGAALVVLGLVLDRPRPGMASKAPAEDATPSAPSASMPPGSTASATSEASATNSGQAASR, from the coding sequence ATGGGCCGCCCGCTTGTCATTTCTCTCGCTGGAGTCTGCGTGATGTGGATGCCACTTTGCTTCGTGTTTCTGTTCGCCAGCGGCTTCATCGCCGCGCGCTTCGGTACCCTGGACGCTGAACCCTTCACCTTGCTGCTGGTGCGCAGCCTGCTGGTGCTGCCGGTGCTGGGGTTGATTCTGTGGCTGCGCCGCAAGCCGCGTCAGTGGGGCCGGCGCAATGACCGTCTGGCGCAGATGGGCATCGGCATGCTGTTGCATGGCGCCTACCTGGGCGGCGTGTTCGCAGCGGTCAAGGCGGGGCTGCCGGCGGGCCTGACGGCGCTGCTGGTCAGCCTGCATCCACTGGTGACGGCGGCGTTGTCGCTGCCGTTGTTCGGCGTGCGTCTCGGGGTCAGGCAGTGGGCGGGGCTTGGCTGTGGCGCCATCGGCGTCAGTCTGGTGCTGGGGGCAGGGCTGGCCAGGGACGGTGCGGGCACCCTGGAGTGGCCGCTGATCGGGCTTGTCTGGTGCCTGGTGGCGCTGATCGGCGTGTCCAGCTCGACGCTGTGGCAGAAGCGGGTCTCCGGGCGCATGGGGCTGGTCGAGGGGCTGATGTTCCAGTATCTCGGTGCGGGCGCGGTATTCGTCGTCGCCGCGACCAGTGTCGGCAGCTTTGCCTTTGACCCCACGCCGCGTCTGCTGCTGACCATGGCCTGGCTGGTGATCGCCATCTCGGTCGGTGCCATCTGGCTGCTGATGCTGATGCTGGAGCGGGGCGAGGCCCATCAGGTCGCGCGCACCTTCTTCCTGGTGCCGCCGTGTGCCGCGCTGATGGCATGGTGGCTGTTCGACGAGCAGTGGACCGCGCTGATGGTCACGGGCGCGGCACTGGTGGTGCTGGGGCTGGTGCTGGACCGCCCGCGTCCGGGCATGGCGAGCAAGGCGCCGGCGGAGGACGCCACGCCGTCAGCGCCTTCAGCCTCGATGCCCCCAGGCTCAACAGCTTCAGCAACTTCTGAAGCTTCGGCAACGAACAGCGGGCAAGCCGCGTCGCGCTGA
- a CDS encoding cytochrome bd-I ubiquinol oxidase subunit CydA (part of the aerobic respiratory chain; catalyzes the ubiquinol to ubiquinone) gives MISDTVVELSRFQFGMTALYHFLFVPLTIGMAFLLAIMESLYVMTGKQVYQDMTKFWGKLFGINFALGVATGLTMEFQFGTNWAYYSHYVGDIFGAPLAIEGLVAFFLESTFVGLFFFGWDRLSKRQHLMVTWLVAFGSNFSALWILIANGWMQNPVGAAFNFETMRMELTSFADVIFNPVAQAKFVHTVSAGYVTGAMFVLGISAFYLLKGRDLGFAKRSFAIAAAFGLFSVASVIVLGDESGYEVGDVQKAKMAAIEAMWETEPAPASFTLIGLPNEETQHTDYGIHIPYVMGLIGTRSLDTEIPGIKELTEEHRGRILNGMQAYDLLQQLRDGQDDIATRKAFDAVKDDLGYGMLLKRYVETPSDATPEMIDKAAADSIPPVAPMFFSFRIMVACGMAMLVIFIAAVWMTARHRFDVRPFLWICLLSIPLPFIAVETGWFVAEFGRQPWAVGEILPTFMAASSLDESDLWWSIGGFLAFYSLFFVIEMWLMFHFARKGPSSLHTGRYHFERGGIHHGAMSENDGMSLNPSLSFKE, from the coding sequence ATGATCTCCGATACCGTCGTGGAGCTGTCGCGGTTCCAGTTCGGCATGACCGCGCTCTACCACTTCCTGTTCGTACCATTGACCATCGGCATGGCCTTTCTGCTGGCCATCATGGAATCCCTGTATGTCATGACCGGCAAGCAGGTCTACCAGGACATGACCAAGTTCTGGGGCAAGCTGTTCGGTATCAACTTCGCTCTTGGCGTGGCCACGGGCCTGACGATGGAATTCCAGTTCGGCACCAACTGGGCCTACTACTCGCATTACGTCGGCGACATCTTCGGTGCGCCGCTGGCCATCGAGGGCCTGGTGGCCTTCTTCCTCGAGTCCACCTTCGTCGGCCTGTTCTTCTTCGGCTGGGACCGCCTGAGCAAGCGTCAGCACCTGATGGTGACCTGGCTTGTCGCCTTCGGCTCCAACTTCTCGGCACTGTGGATCCTGATCGCCAACGGCTGGATGCAGAATCCGGTCGGTGCGGCCTTCAACTTCGAGACCATGCGCATGGAGCTGACCAGCTTCGCGGATGTCATCTTCAACCCGGTCGCCCAAGCCAAGTTCGTGCATACCGTGTCGGCAGGCTATGTCACCGGCGCCATGTTCGTGCTCGGCATCAGCGCCTTCTATCTGCTCAAGGGGCGTGACCTGGGCTTTGCCAAGCGCAGCTTCGCCATCGCCGCCGCCTTCGGCCTGTTCTCGGTAGCCTCGGTGATCGTGCTGGGCGATGAGTCCGGCTACGAGGTCGGAGATGTCCAGAAGGCCAAGATGGCCGCCATCGAGGCGATGTGGGAAACCGAGCCGGCACCGGCGTCCTTCACGCTGATCGGCCTGCCCAACGAGGAGACCCAGCACACCGATTACGGCATCCATATTCCCTATGTGATGGGCCTGATCGGTACGCGCTCGCTGGATACCGAGATCCCCGGCATCAAGGAGCTGACCGAGGAGCACCGCGGGCGCATCCTCAATGGCATGCAGGCCTATGACCTGCTCCAGCAGCTGCGTGATGGCCAGGATGACATCGCGACCCGCAAGGCCTTCGATGCGGTCAAGGATGATCTCGGCTACGGCATGCTGCTCAAGCGCTACGTCGAGACTCCGTCTGATGCCACGCCGGAGATGATCGACAAGGCCGCCGCCGACTCGATTCCGCCGGTCGCGCCGATGTTCTTCTCGTTTCGCATCATGGTCGCCTGCGGCATGGCGATGCTGGTGATCTTCATCGCGGCGGTGTGGATGACCGCCAGGCATCGCTTCGACGTGCGTCCCTTCCTGTGGATCTGCCTGCTGTCGATCCCGCTGCCGTTCATCGCCGTGGAGACTGGCTGGTTCGTGGCCGAATTCGGGCGTCAGCCGTGGGCGGTGGGGGAGATCCTGCCGACCTTCATGGCGGCCTCGAGTCTGGATGAGTCCGACCTGTGGTGGTCCATCGGTGGTTTCCTGGCCTTCTACAGCCTGTTCTTCGTCATCGAGATGTGGCTGATGTTCCACTTCGCACGCAAGGGGCCGTCTTCCCTGCACACCGGTCGCTATCACTTCGAGCGTGGCGGCATCCACCATGGCGCCATGTCCGAAAATGACGGCATGTCACTCAATCCTTCGCTGTCATTCAAGGAGTAA
- a CDS encoding outer membrane beta-barrel protein, producing the protein MAADSLNASSHGSHSSHNSLSSLNYGAGQFWTRAGVAKVSPKSDNGRIDAIGAGVDVDDDSAFAFTLGYRFTDTFGIELLAAQDFDHDISLNGQKAGSVDHLPPTLTLQYYPLGGRESRIQPYIGAGVNYTHFSDETLDDGTKLEMDDSWGAAAQIGVDLVINEHWAANVAAWYLDIDSDVTVAGSVNDKVEIDPIVTMAGISYRF; encoded by the coding sequence ATGGCCGCCGACTCGCTGAATGCCAGCTCCCACGGCTCTCACAGCTCTCACAACTCTCTCAGCTCTCTGAACTACGGCGCCGGTCAGTTCTGGACGCGTGCGGGTGTCGCCAAGGTCTCGCCGAAGAGTGACAACGGCCGCATCGATGCCATCGGTGCCGGCGTGGATGTCGATGATGACAGCGCCTTTGCCTTCACTCTCGGCTATCGCTTCACCGATACCTTCGGTATCGAACTGCTGGCGGCGCAGGATTTCGACCACGACATCTCGCTCAATGGCCAGAAGGCCGGCTCCGTCGATCACCTGCCGCCGACTCTGACACTGCAGTACTATCCGCTTGGCGGACGTGAATCGCGCATCCAGCCGTACATCGGCGCGGGGGTCAATTACACCCACTTCTCCGATGAAACCCTCGACGATGGCACCAAGCTCGAGATGGATGACAGCTGGGGCGCGGCCGCACAGATCGGCGTCGATCTGGTGATTAACGAGCACTGGGCGGCCAACGTCGCTGCCTGGTATCTGGATATCGATTCCGATGTCACCGTGGCAGGCAGCGTCAACGACAAGGTCGAGATCGACCCCATCGTGACCATGGCCGGGATCAGCTATCGCTTCTGA
- a CDS encoding lipopolysaccharide kinase: MTHRSPVHPSAGHTATTSPSATAPRGHGDYCEAGLARLLEQHDLNSFDALWQVAAHDVDAPNRERGGVSTVSLLTLEDEDGNSHRLYLKRQTNHLGRSLARPLGEPTFSREWRAIRHYHALGIPAVDAGWYGERRAGREWRAILITFGLAGRDDLDHWHQRWAELDTGMRSQIITASARLVREIHQAGLMHGCLFPKHIFLSRPPSESPDSTWQMDAVIIDLEKTRRFVLRRHECLRDLYVLWRRLKGWQHDEWRQFLAVYRDADAQSAEVSQWLKELEARAARKRR, translated from the coding sequence ATGACGCATCGCTCCCCCGTTCATCCTTCTGCTGGTCATACCGCCACCACCAGCCCCAGCGCCACGGCGCCGCGCGGCCACGGCGATTACTGCGAAGCCGGGCTTGCCCGCCTGCTGGAGCAGCACGACCTCAATAGCTTCGATGCCCTGTGGCAAGTGGCAGCCCACGACGTCGACGCGCCGAATCGTGAACGCGGCGGCGTCTCGACGGTTTCGCTGCTGACACTCGAGGATGAGGACGGCAACAGTCATCGCCTCTATCTCAAGCGCCAGACCAACCACCTGGGCCGCAGCCTGGCGCGACCGCTGGGCGAACCGACCTTCTCTCGCGAATGGCGTGCCATCCGTCACTATCACGCGCTGGGGATACCGGCAGTGGACGCAGGCTGGTACGGCGAGCGGCGCGCAGGCCGGGAATGGCGCGCCATCCTGATCACCTTCGGTCTCGCCGGGCGCGATGATCTGGATCACTGGCATCAACGCTGGGCGGAACTCGATACCGGCATGCGCTCCCAGATCATCACCGCCAGCGCTCGCCTGGTTCGCGAGATCCATCAGGCTGGCCTGATGCATGGCTGTCTGTTCCCCAAGCACATCTTCCTCAGTCGCCCGCCGAGTGAGTCGCCGGACAGCACCTGGCAGATGGACGCCGTCATCATCGACCTCGAGAAGACGCGCCGCTTCGTGCTGCGCCGCCACGAGTGCCTGCGCGATCTCTACGTGCTGTGGCGCCGCCTGAAGGGCTGGCAGCACGATGAATGGCGACAATTTCTTGCTGTCTATCGCGATGCGGATGCGCAGAGCGCCGAGGTCAGTCAGTGGCTGAAAGAGCTGGAAGCACGCGCCGCACGCAAGCGGCGCTGA
- a CDS encoding Cyd operon protein YbgE yields the protein MSRPWYASRPPAWCRTRPAHLASLLLSAMVAIWMLLGPDAIASMQTGPRYLMLLVALWGLGAGFTHGVGLVPRHATRAWLLGAPLNWCLLLITLVVLASSQ from the coding sequence ATGTCACGACCCTGGTACGCCTCACGACCACCGGCCTGGTGCCGAACTCGACCTGCCCATCTGGCCTCGCTGCTGCTGTCTGCCATGGTGGCCATCTGGATGCTGCTGGGGCCGGATGCGATAGCCTCGATGCAGACAGGGCCGCGCTATCTGATGTTGCTGGTCGCGCTTTGGGGGCTGGGCGCCGGCTTCACGCATGGCGTCGGCCTGGTGCCGCGCCATGCGACTCGCGCCTGGCTGCTGGGGGCGCCGCTGAACTGGTGTCTTCTGCTCATCACGCTGGTGGTCCTCGCGTCCAGCCAGTAA
- a CDS encoding glycosyltransferase family 2 protein, with protein MSRRLSGDWVLSLVVPVMNEEETIGLFLEAIEKTLGSQVPHLEVLFVDDGSTDGTLACLEAAAAGDARVRYLSLTRNFGKEAAMSAGIEQARGDAIVPMDVDLQDPPAVILEFISQWQAGYDMVYGVRAARPEDTATKRKTAGWFYRIFNRLTFTEIPRDAGDFRLLDRRVVEALRRLPERNRFMKGLFSWPGYRSVSVTYQRPSRTAGTTKFNYWKLWNFALDGVVSFSTWPLRVWTYIGSVVAALSFLYILVIISKTVLFGVDVPGYASLMVAILFFGGMQLISIGVLGEYLGRLFMETKQRPLYLIDHDSLHDSPPGSVSPDRGLDSGLSTARVVRGGPRDASRGESLEP; from the coding sequence ATGTCGCGACGCCTTTCCGGTGACTGGGTCTTGTCATTGGTAGTGCCGGTGATGAACGAGGAGGAGACCATCGGTCTCTTTCTGGAGGCCATCGAGAAGACACTGGGCTCGCAGGTACCGCATCTTGAAGTGCTGTTCGTCGATGATGGCTCGACCGACGGCACCCTGGCGTGTCTGGAGGCCGCGGCAGCCGGCGACGCTCGTGTGCGCTACCTGAGCCTGACACGCAACTTCGGCAAGGAAGCGGCCATGTCCGCGGGCATCGAGCAGGCGCGCGGCGATGCCATCGTGCCGATGGATGTCGATCTGCAGGACCCGCCAGCGGTGATCCTCGAGTTCATCAGTCAATGGCAGGCCGGCTACGACATGGTCTATGGCGTGCGCGCCGCGCGCCCTGAAGACACCGCCACCAAGCGCAAGACGGCAGGCTGGTTCTACCGCATCTTCAACCGCCTGACCTTCACCGAGATACCGCGCGATGCGGGCGACTTCCGCCTGCTGGACCGCCGTGTCGTCGAGGCGCTGCGGCGCCTTCCCGAGCGCAACCGCTTCATGAAGGGCCTGTTCTCGTGGCCCGGCTATCGCTCGGTGAGCGTCACTTACCAGCGCCCGTCGCGCACGGCCGGCACCACCAAGTTCAACTACTGGAAGCTGTGGAACTTCGCCCTCGATGGCGTGGTGAGCTTCTCGACCTGGCCGCTGCGGGTCTGGACCTATATCGGCAGTGTCGTCGCCGCTCTTTCCTTCCTCTATATCCTGGTGATCATCAGCAAGACGGTGCTGTTCGGCGTCGATGTGCCGGGCTATGCCTCACTGATGGTCGCGATCCTGTTCTTCGGCGGCATGCAGCTGATCTCGATCGGCGTGCTGGGCGAATACCTCGGTCGCCTGTTCATGGAAACCAAGCAGCGTCCGCTTTACCTGATCGACCATGACAGCCTGCACGACAGCCCGCCGGGCAGCGTGTCACCGGACAGGGGGCTCGACAGCGGCCTGAGCACTGCGCGAGTCGTGCGCGGTGGGCCACGCGATGCGTCGCGAGGTGAATCACTTGAGCCCTGA
- the cydX gene encoding cytochrome bd-I oxidase subunit CydX yields MWYFAWILGVLLACFAGIINALWLEQTHTFDDD; encoded by the coding sequence ATGTGGTATTTCGCCTGGATTCTCGGTGTGTTGCTGGCCTGCTTCGCGGGCATCATCAATGCATTGTGGCTTGAGCAGACCCACACCTTTGACGATGATTGA